Proteins from a genomic interval of Armatimonadota bacterium:
- a CDS encoding response regulator transcription factor: MRVLLADDHPLFRDGVRSLLQARGVEVVGEAGDGEEAVEAALRLRPDVILMDISMPRMNGLEATRVIKARLPQVKIVMLTVSDEDRTLFEAVKSGAQGYLLKNLQADEFFDLLSGLERGEAPISRSLAGRILEEFARRRGGRPQEEAEELTEREREVLRAVSGGASNREVAAALHISENTVKFHMKNILDKLHLRNRAEVVAYAARRGWLPPETTSGGEGRESG, encoded by the coding sequence ATGCGAGTCCTGCTGGCCGATGATCATCCCCTCTTCCGGGACGGCGTTCGCAGTCTGCTCCAGGCGCGCGGTGTGGAGGTGGTGGGGGAGGCCGGTGACGGGGAGGAGGCGGTGGAGGCGGCGCTGCGGCTGCGGCCGGATGTTATCCTGATGGACATCTCCATGCCCAGGATGAACGGGCTGGAGGCCACCCGTGTGATCAAGGCGCGCCTGCCCCAGGTGAAGATCGTCATGCTTACCGTCTCCGACGAGGACCGCACCCTCTTCGAGGCGGTAAAGAGCGGCGCACAGGGCTACCTGCTCAAGAACCTGCAGGCCGATGAGTTCTTCGACCTGCTCTCTGGTCTGGAGCGGGGCGAGGCCCCCATCTCCAGAAGCCTGGCCGGTCGGATCCTTGAAGAGTTCGCCCGGCGCCGCGGGGGCCGGCCGCAGGAGGAAGCGGAGGAACTGACCGAGCGCGAGCGCGAGGTCCTCCGGGCGGTGAGCGGCGGCGCTTCCAACCGGGAGGTGGCGGCCGCCCTGCACATCTCGGAGAATACCGTGAAGTTCCACATGAAGAACATTCTGGATAAGCTCCACCTGCGCAACCGTGCCGAGGTGGTGGCCTACGCAGCCCGTCGGGGGTGGCTGCCCCCAGAGACGACCTCCGGCGGGGAGGGCAGGGAGAGCGGCTAG
- a CDS encoding GNAT family N-acetyltransferase produces MGAITVRQVTAENLADLELCVPRERRNELAFVTGMHEKRRWAVEMLQRWGTFARIAYRNTVPVGLVQYRPIPGDRAVFIYCIYVPERTHWRRGVGTRLLESLIEEVRKPHVWFDHQPARFLVTRTFPGEQTGQLPAHEFFLRRGFQPVDDGKTLFYPLEESIPIAEVKAVVGRGALESLFEERAGTYVPQAEDRGKALIIYGPSFCPFTYTFWLQGERQIKEIAPRLPIRWINAVAEPAEVTRRGGWVGWIVNASPIRAFVLDRDSFRREVREALEGIPPD; encoded by the coding sequence ATGGGCGCGATCACCGTGCGCCAGGTCACTGCAGAAAACCTCGCTGATCTGGAGCTGTGTGTGCCACGGGAGCGGAGAAACGAGCTGGCCTTCGTGACGGGCATGCACGAAAAGCGCCGCTGGGCGGTGGAGATGCTCCAGCGATGGGGTACCTTCGCCAGGATCGCCTACAGGAACACTGTACCCGTGGGGCTGGTGCAGTACCGACCGATCCCCGGAGACCGTGCCGTGTTCATCTACTGCATCTATGTCCCCGAGCGGACGCACTGGCGGCGAGGGGTGGGCACCAGGCTGCTGGAAAGCCTGATCGAGGAGGTGCGGAAGCCGCACGTCTGGTTCGACCATCAGCCGGCGCGGTTCCTGGTGACCCGCACGTTCCCGGGTGAACAGACGGGGCAACTGCCGGCGCACGAATTCTTCCTGCGCCGCGGCTTCCAACCTGTGGACGATGGCAAGACGCTCTTCTACCCTCTGGAAGAAAGCATCCCGATCGCAGAAGTCAAGGCCGTGGTCGGCCGGGGAGCGCTAGAGTCCCTCTTTGAGGAGCGGGCCGGCACCTACGTCCCGCAGGCGGAGGACAGGGGAAAGGCGCTGATCATCTACGGCCCCTCCTTCTGCCCCTTCACCTACACCTTCTGGCTGCAGGGGGAGAGGCAGATCAAGGAGATCGCGCCCCGTCTGCCCATCCGCTGGATCAATGCCGTGGCCGAACCTGCTGAGGTCACCCGGCGCGGCGGGTGGGTCGGGTGGATCGTAAACGCCAGCCCCATCAGGGCTTTCGTCCTGGACAGGGACAGCTTCCGGCGGGAGGTCCGGGAGGCGCTGGAAGGCATACCCCCTGACTAG
- a CDS encoding ZIP family metal transporter, with amino-acid sequence MTRGKRLSTAALAFWTFLGALVTALATGVGGVPFLFTPRLPRPLLGAAWGFSGGMMLSASVFNLVSAGMDLAGYNVVALGIALGAVFFWLVERRMGHSEHNFYHLQGVSARRVLLVIGAMTVHSFSEGIAIGVSFGSGELTLAILLTIAIAIHNIPEGLTVSLPLRAEGFSGWACIWWAVFTSLPQPALAVPAALAVAVFRPLVPVGFGFAAGAMGFLVVSEMIPEAVEHSGDRANAAAAVLVGFLAMMLLQNVLQ; translated from the coding sequence GTGACGCGGGGGAAGCGATTGTCCACGGCCGCACTGGCCTTCTGGACCTTCCTGGGCGCCCTGGTCACGGCGCTGGCCACCGGCGTGGGCGGGGTACCCTTCCTCTTCACCCCTCGACTGCCGCGCCCACTGCTGGGCGCGGCCTGGGGCTTCAGCGGCGGGATGATGCTCTCCGCCTCCGTCTTCAACCTGGTCTCTGCCGGCATGGATCTGGCCGGCTATAACGTGGTCGCCCTGGGCATCGCCCTGGGTGCCGTCTTCTTCTGGCTGGTGGAGCGACGGATGGGCCACAGTGAGCACAACTTCTACCACCTGCAGGGGGTATCGGCCCGACGGGTCCTCCTGGTCATCGGCGCGATGACCGTGCACAGTTTCTCCGAGGGAATCGCCATCGGGGTAAGCTTCGGATCGGGCGAGCTGACCCTGGCCATCCTCCTGACCATCGCCATCGCCATTCACAACATACCCGAGGGGCTCACCGTCTCGCTCCCTCTACGGGCGGAGGGCTTCTCCGGGTGGGCCTGCATCTGGTGGGCGGTATTCACCAGCCTGCCCCAGCCCGCGCTGGCGGTGCCGGCCGCCCTGGCGGTGGCCGTCTTCCGCCCGCTGGTGCCCGTAGGCTTTGGCTTTGCCGCCGGCGCCATGGGATTCCTGGTGGTGAGCGAGATGATCCCCGAGGCCGTGGAGCACAGCGGCGACCGGGCCAACGCCGCGGCGGCGGTCCTGGTGGGCTTCCTGGCCATGATGCTGCTGCAGAACGTCCTGCAGTAA
- a CDS encoding cupredoxin domain-containing protein: MERRADGIVYYALVIALAALVLSIVAYTARARPAGAPVLRTPATMKLSMVVATFSGQGVAAHRWYPTMLVVRQGDTVDLALGNPDRVNHEFAIPDLNLRSGKLAPGGTDRLRFVADRAGVYVFQCALPHDPARGDCTPDHELMRGYLVVTE; encoded by the coding sequence ATGGAACGGCGCGCCGACGGCATCGTCTACTACGCTCTGGTCATTGCGCTTGCCGCTCTGGTGCTCAGCATCGTGGCCTACACCGCGCGGGCGCGGCCGGCGGGAGCTCCGGTGTTGCGGACCCCGGCGACCATGAAGCTCTCCATGGTGGTGGCCACCTTCAGCGGCCAGGGGGTGGCCGCACACCGCTGGTATCCCACCATGCTGGTGGTGCGGCAGGGGGACACGGTGGACCTGGCGCTGGGCAACCCTGATCGGGTCAACCACGAGTTCGCCATCCCTGACCTCAACCTGCGCTCCGGCAAGCTGGCGCCCGGCGGCACCGACCGGCTGCGCTTCGTCGCCGACCGCGCCGGTGTCTACGTCTTTCAGTGCGCCCTGCCCCATGACCCAGCGCGCGGCGACTGCACGCCAGACCACGAGCTGATGCGCGGCTACCTGGTCGTCACGGAGTGA
- a CDS encoding cupredoxin domain-containing protein has translation MRMYVRVFGLTALLVFFSLGGAAGAAKQKVTIALSEMKFTPGKITVQAGNPVEFKLVNRGKVKHEFMVYKPPKAGLAGDELEEWAEENSYFKGIEVKVEGGGIEVVGTNIFEVEIDAGKSAEVSFTPKQTGTFEIGCHIEGHYEKGMKGTLVVR, from the coding sequence ATGAGGATGTATGTGCGTGTCTTCGGCCTGACCGCGCTGCTGGTGTTCTTCAGCCTGGGCGGCGCGGCGGGTGCAGCCAAGCAGAAAGTCACCATCGCGCTGAGCGAGATGAAGTTCACTCCCGGCAAGATCACCGTGCAGGCGGGCAATCCTGTGGAGTTCAAGCTGGTGAACAGGGGGAAGGTGAAGCACGAGTTCATGGTGTATAAGCCGCCGAAGGCCGGTTTGGCGGGCGACGAGCTTGAGGAGTGGGCTGAAGAGAATTCCTACTTCAAAGGCATTGAGGTCAAGGTCGAGGGCGGCGGCATCGAGGTGGTCGGCACCAACATCTTCGAGGTGGAGATCGATGCCGGCAAGTCCGCGGAGGTGTCCTTCACCCCCAAGCAGACCGGGACCTTCGAGATCGGTTGCCACATCGAAGGGCACTACGAGAAGGGCATGAAGGGCACGTTGGTGGTCAGGTAG
- a CDS encoding cupredoxin domain-containing protein translates to MGTDGRGTAILVATFTVVLLALGAGFLVFRTYTPPTSAAPSIVPEVRQFALQLHAEEFGDQTLHHWLPATIVVNVGDTVILRVTNTDPEAAHGFGLAAFNIALPPIPPGETQTIRFQATRPGVFHFGCSVEGCAPDHGDQTGQMVVLGHP, encoded by the coding sequence ATGGGTACGGACGGCAGGGGAACGGCAATTCTCGTTGCGACCTTCACGGTCGTGCTGCTGGCGCTGGGGGCGGGGTTTCTGGTGTTCCGCACCTACACCCCGCCCACCTCTGCCGCTCCATCCATCGTTCCGGAGGTGCGGCAGTTCGCCCTGCAGCTGCACGCCGAGGAGTTCGGTGACCAGACGCTACACCACTGGCTACCCGCCACCATCGTGGTCAACGTGGGCGACACGGTCATCCTCAGGGTGACCAACACCGATCCGGAGGCCGCACACGGCTTTGGCCTGGCGGCCTTCAACATTGCACTGCCGCCCATCCCGCCCGGGGAGACGCAGACCATCCGCTTCCAGGCTACCCGTCCCGGCGTCTTCCACTTTGGCTGCAGCGTGGAGGGCTGCGCGCCCGACCACGGCGACCAGACGGGTCAAATGGTCGTCCTGGGGCATCCGTAG
- a CDS encoding 4Fe-4S dicluster domain-containing protein — MALTRRSFLKILAAGTAVMAGPPAGNRLLRRLRLRPAGGGLPALAASREPAGPIVRLFGLPAGDGDPTLAYAAEPNTRTGPGEAGRRWVMVIDLARCDGCRECTRACTAMHFVPSGQEWIRVYEMRDHATGNAYWLPRPCMQCDNPPCVKVCPVSASWKREDGIVMQDTSRCIGCRFCIAACPYQARGFNWVQPPESEEQRRQPYDMEWNTRHFKGTTEKCIFCPGLVKEGRLPACVSACPMGALYFGDQAEDAVTNSQGETVRFSQLVQENAGYRFLEELGTEPRVYYLPPRKPLYPPPPSEQEPAALGGGHR; from the coding sequence GTGGCCCTGACGCGGCGGTCCTTCCTCAAGATCCTGGCCGCGGGGACGGCGGTGATGGCCGGGCCACCGGCGGGAAACCGGCTGCTCCGTCGCCTCCGGCTGCGGCCGGCTGGAGGTGGGCTGCCGGCGCTTGCCGCCAGCCGGGAACCGGCGGGTCCCATCGTACGGCTGTTCGGCCTGCCCGCCGGGGACGGCGACCCGACTCTGGCCTACGCCGCCGAGCCCAACACGCGCACGGGGCCGGGTGAGGCCGGCCGTCGCTGGGTCATGGTCATCGACCTGGCCCGCTGCGACGGCTGCCGGGAATGCACGCGCGCCTGCACCGCCATGCACTTTGTCCCATCTGGCCAGGAATGGATCCGCGTCTACGAGATGCGCGACCACGCCACCGGCAACGCCTACTGGCTGCCGAGGCCGTGCATGCAGTGCGACAACCCCCCATGTGTCAAGGTCTGTCCGGTGAGCGCTAGCTGGAAGCGGGAGGATGGCATCGTCATGCAGGACACTTCCCGCTGCATCGGCTGCCGCTTCTGCATCGCCGCCTGCCCCTACCAGGCCCGCGGCTTCAACTGGGTGCAGCCTCCAGAGTCCGAGGAGCAGCGCCGACAGCCCTACGACATGGAGTGGAACACCAGACATTTCAAGGGCACCACCGAAAAGTGCATCTTCTGTCCCGGGCTGGTCAAGGAGGGCAGGCTGCCGGCCTGCGTGTCCGCCTGCCCCATGGGGGCCCTCTACTTCGGGGACCAGGCCGAGGATGCCGTGACCAACTCGCAGGGCGAGACGGTCCGCTTCTCCCAGCTGGTACAGGAGAATGCGGGCTACCGCTTCCTGGAAGAGCTGGGCACGGAGCCGCGTGTCTACTACCTGCCCCCGCGGAAGCCTCTTTACCCCCCGCCGCCGTCTGAGCAGGAGCCGGCGGCACTGGGAGGAGGGCACCGCTGA
- the nrfD gene encoding NrfD/PsrC family molybdoenzyme membrane anchor subunit — translation MPRRPDPFSPRERVLLASLTTAGPGFSALVGALLAVIAWGIIAYTVQLRYGLGVTGLRDNFMWGVYITNFVFFIGVSHVGALMSAILRITGAEWRRPITRMAEAITFASLLMGALMPFVDMGRPDRILNLLLHGRLQSPVLWDILSIGTYLTGSTLFLYVPMIPDIALLRDRFAAGPAWRRRLYTVLAVGWKGTEAQRHHLERIMGVMAVLIIPIAVSVHTVVSWIFGMTLRAGWNSTIFGPYFVSGALFSGAAAVVTAMAAFRWAYHLEDYITEVHFRRMGYLVIALGMIYAYFTFAEYLTPAYKMAASERGYLNAVFSGQFARLFWFTQVGGVLLPVLLLTVPRVGWVPRLTRVPVLRPVPTLATIATSLLVLLLLPAVLPRTAAFGGFALIRQLPAWIIAALGAWLFLTLLPLFHQRPIAAAVVASLLVNVGAWLKRFVIIVPTLQYPFLPIQRAPAGWAIYRPTWVEWSITAGALAGFVLVYLLFSKVFPIVSIWETREEGHRPAPASSAVGTHGEAADAPVL, via the coding sequence ATGCCGCGCCGGCCGGATCCGTTCTCCCCGCGGGAGCGGGTGCTTCTGGCGTCACTCACCACAGCCGGACCGGGATTCTCCGCTCTGGTTGGGGCGCTGCTGGCCGTGATCGCCTGGGGCATCATCGCCTACACCGTGCAGCTGCGCTACGGATTGGGCGTCACCGGCCTGCGGGACAACTTCATGTGGGGCGTCTACATCACCAACTTCGTCTTCTTCATCGGCGTCAGCCACGTGGGCGCCCTGATGTCGGCCATCCTGCGGATTACCGGGGCGGAGTGGCGCCGCCCCATCACCCGCATGGCCGAGGCCATCACCTTCGCCTCCCTGCTCATGGGCGCGCTGATGCCCTTTGTGGACATGGGCCGCCCGGATCGGATCCTCAACCTGCTGCTGCACGGGCGCCTGCAGTCGCCCGTGCTGTGGGACATTCTCTCCATCGGCACCTACCTCACGGGAAGCACGCTCTTCCTGTACGTGCCCATGATCCCCGACATCGCGCTCCTGCGTGACCGGTTCGCCGCGGGGCCCGCCTGGCGGCGCCGCCTGTACACCGTCCTGGCCGTGGGGTGGAAGGGGACCGAGGCGCAGCGTCACCACCTGGAGCGGATCATGGGCGTGATGGCCGTCCTCATCATCCCCATCGCCGTCTCCGTGCACACGGTGGTCTCCTGGATCTTCGGCATGACGCTGCGCGCCGGGTGGAACAGCACCATCTTTGGTCCCTACTTCGTCTCCGGCGCGCTGTTTTCCGGCGCGGCAGCGGTGGTCACGGCCATGGCAGCCTTCCGCTGGGCCTACCACCTGGAGGACTACATCACGGAGGTCCACTTCCGGCGGATGGGCTACCTGGTGATTGCCCTGGGGATGATCTACGCCTACTTCACCTTCGCCGAGTACCTGACTCCGGCGTACAAGATGGCCGCCTCCGAGCGCGGCTACCTCAACGCGGTCTTCAGCGGCCAGTTCGCCCGCCTCTTCTGGTTCACCCAGGTCGGCGGCGTCCTGCTACCTGTGCTGCTGCTGACCGTGCCGCGGGTCGGCTGGGTGCCGCGCCTGACTCGCGTGCCAGTCCTCCGTCCGGTTCCTACGTTGGCGACGATAGCTACCTCGCTGCTGGTGCTGCTCCTGCTGCCGGCGGTCCTCCCGCGGACCGCGGCGTTCGGGGGGTTCGCCCTCATCCGGCAGCTCCCGGCCTGGATCATCGCGGCGCTGGGGGCGTGGCTCTTCCTGACGCTGCTGCCGCTGTTCCACCAGCGTCCCATCGCTGCGGCTGTGGTGGCCTCGCTGCTGGTCAACGTGGGGGCCTGGCTGAAGCGCTTTGTCATCATCGTGCCCACGCTGCAATACCCCTTCCTGCCCATCCAGCGCGCGCCGGCCGGCTGGGCCATCTACCGGCCCACCTGGGTGGAATGGTCAATCACCGCGGGCGCGCTGGCCGGATTCGTGCTGGTCTATCTCCTGTTCAGCAAGGTCTTTCCCATCGTTTCGATCTGGGAGACCCGGGAGGAGGGTCACCGCCCCGCGCCGGCATCGTCTGCGGTGGGAACACATGGAGAAGCTGCCGATGCGCCGGTTCTGTAG
- a CDS encoding cupredoxin domain-containing protein has protein sequence MGKKVRGHKASRRERRAARRKGRVIWFSLGALAVLSAAGFLVASPFRPGPAPSEPGGFIPQVYVDMAGFEPRVLTAPAGREFRVQFINPDSRFHTDGGGWHQFRIGGTDIDVRIPPSTRLVVTLPPLAAGTYEFYCDVCCGGKENPAMRGMLEVRA, from the coding sequence GTGGGCAAGAAGGTGCGCGGCCATAAGGCGAGTCGCCGGGAGCGCAGAGCAGCGCGCCGGAAGGGCAGGGTCATCTGGTTTTCCCTGGGGGCGCTGGCAGTGCTCAGTGCGGCCGGGTTCCTGGTGGCCTCTCCCTTCCGCCCCGGGCCGGCCCCCTCCGAACCGGGTGGCTTCATTCCGCAGGTGTACGTGGACATGGCCGGCTTCGAGCCGCGGGTGCTGACGGCACCGGCGGGGCGGGAGTTTCGGGTGCAGTTCATCAACCCGGACTCCCGCTTCCACACCGACGGAGGCGGGTGGCATCAGTTTCGCATCGGCGGGACGGACATTGACGTGCGCATCCCACCCAGTACCCGGCTGGTCGTCACGTTGCCGCCGCTGGCCGCCGGTACCTATGAGTTCTACTGTGACGTCTGCTGCGGCGGCAAGGAGAACCCGGCGATGCGCGGCATGCTGGAGGTCAGGGCTTGA
- a CDS encoding cytochrome C biogenesis protein translates to MSRLSFPTVIVSGLLDGLNPCAFGVVLSLVALLLAGIALGEARPRLWRVGGAYVAGMFLTYLLLGLGVISVVAVLTRTHLPVRIMGLLVVILGLWMLKDAFLPGTGWRLEMPAAFHGSVRKMLAQTTPVGLFAAGGLVGLCTVPCSGAIYMGVLALLARQPFLPRLGYLLAYNVMFVLPLLALLVVVASRRTLNRIAHWYVPRKSLARAVLGTLTLILGFVVLVTA, encoded by the coding sequence TTGAGCCGCCTGAGCTTCCCCACGGTCATCGTTAGCGGTCTGCTTGACGGCCTCAATCCCTGTGCCTTCGGCGTCGTCCTCTCGCTGGTCGCCCTGCTCCTGGCCGGCATAGCCCTGGGCGAGGCTCGGCCGCGGCTGTGGCGCGTGGGCGGAGCGTACGTCGCCGGTATGTTTCTCACTTACCTGCTGCTCGGCCTGGGTGTGATTTCCGTGGTGGCTGTACTGACGCGGACGCACCTGCCGGTGCGGATCATGGGCCTGCTGGTGGTCATCCTCGGCCTGTGGATGCTGAAGGACGCCTTCCTCCCGGGGACAGGCTGGCGGCTGGAGATGCCCGCGGCCTTTCATGGGAGCGTGCGAAAGATGCTGGCGCAGACCACGCCTGTGGGACTGTTCGCCGCCGGGGGGCTGGTCGGGCTGTGTACAGTGCCCTGCAGCGGGGCCATCTACATGGGCGTACTGGCGCTGCTGGCCCGGCAGCCATTTCTGCCGCGCCTGGGCTACCTCCTCGCCTACAATGTCATGTTTGTCCTCCCGCTGCTGGCACTGCTGGTAGTGGTGGCGAGCCGGCGGACATTGAATCGGATTGCCCACTGGTACGTCCCGCGCAAGTCCCTGGCCAGGGCCGTCCTCGGGACTTTAACACTGATTCTGGGCTTCGTCGTGCTGGTGACAGCATGA
- a CDS encoding YHS domain-containing protein encodes MAIDPVCGMTVEEQKAAGSSEYRGQTYYFCSSGCKAAFDKEPERYVGHGSHQPGHGH; translated from the coding sequence ATGGCAATTGATCCGGTATGCGGCATGACGGTTGAGGAGCAGAAGGCTGCAGGCAGCTCGGAGTACAGGGGACAGACATATTACTTCTGCTCCAGCGGCTGTAAGGCCGCCTTTGACAAGGAGCCCGAGAGGTATGTCGGACACGGAAGCCACCAGCCCGGCCATGGGCACTAA
- a CDS encoding M23 family metallopeptidase has product MLLVAFATLAGIVLLLSSVTAAPLTPGEAVHVVRLPYVAAPARPRFGWPSRGVVTSRFGFRGRRHHHGIDIAAPTGTPIYAVQDGRVRFASRQGGYGLLVILDHGNGLTTWYGHASRLLVKAGERVRRGQMIAAVGTTGDVTGPNVHFEVRRNGVPLDPLPFLQAR; this is encoded by the coding sequence TTGCTCCTGGTTGCCTTTGCCACCCTGGCGGGGATTGTCCTCCTCTTATCGTCTGTGACAGCGGCACCATTGACGCCCGGAGAGGCGGTGCACGTGGTAAGGTTGCCCTATGTCGCCGCTCCCGCCCGCCCCCGGTTCGGCTGGCCGAGTCGCGGCGTCGTCACCTCACGGTTCGGATTCCGCGGCCGCCGGCATCACCACGGCATCGATATAGCAGCCCCCACCGGCACCCCAATCTACGCTGTCCAGGACGGCAGGGTGCGTTTCGCCAGCCGACAGGGCGGCTATGGCCTGCTGGTCATCCTCGACCATGGTAACGGTCTTACCACCTGGTACGGCCATGCCTCCCGGCTTCTGGTCAAGGCAGGAGAGCGGGTGAGGCGTGGCCAGATGATCGCGGCGGTGGGGACGACCGGAGACGTGACCGGACCGAATGTCCACTTCGAAGTGCGCCGGAACGGCGTTCCCCTGGATCCACTGCCGTTCCTTCAGGCGCGGTAG
- a CDS encoding 4Fe-4S dicluster domain-containing protein: protein MQAEIRRALQKPVEQRSWIMVIDGQKCVGCQACVVACTAENILPPGVSYRSVPEVEVGTYPNVKRYPMPTQCMQCDKPPCVAAANAIAPGSFSKRPDGIVAIDYTRFRGRAAYQAAAKACPYRALYFDQGRFYTQPTPAFQPYEEALSHDYGRRWVRQRERRNEPPAGGGRKCHFCLHRLNAGMVPACVATCIGRAIYFGDKNDPQSLVNEVLTKKADKVLRIRANRGTEPRVYYLCDDVQLTTSVHT from the coding sequence ATGCAAGCAGAGATCCGGCGAGCTCTCCAGAAGCCGGTGGAGCAGCGCAGCTGGATCATGGTTATCGACGGCCAGAAGTGCGTGGGCTGCCAGGCCTGCGTCGTCGCCTGTACGGCCGAAAACATCCTGCCGCCGGGCGTCTCATACCGTAGTGTCCCGGAAGTCGAGGTGGGAACCTATCCCAACGTGAAACGGTACCCGATGCCGACCCAGTGTATGCAGTGCGACAAGCCTCCGTGCGTGGCGGCAGCCAACGCCATTGCTCCCGGGTCTTTCTCCAAGCGCCCGGACGGTATTGTAGCCATCGACTACACCAGGTTCCGCGGCCGGGCCGCCTACCAGGCGGCAGCCAAAGCCTGCCCGTACCGGGCGCTGTACTTCGACCAGGGGAGGTTCTACACGCAGCCCACCCCGGCGTTCCAGCCCTACGAGGAGGCGCTCAGTCACGACTACGGCCGCCGCTGGGTACGCCAGCGCGAGAGGCGGAACGAGCCTCCCGCGGGCGGCGGGCGCAAGTGCCACTTCTGTCTGCACCGACTGAACGCCGGCATGGTCCCGGCCTGCGTCGCCACGTGCATCGGCCGCGCCATCTACTTCGGCGATAAGAACGACCCACAGAGCCTGGTCAACGAGGTGCTCACGAAGAAGGCCGACAAGGTCCTGCGCATCCGGGCCAACCGGGGGACAGAGCCCCGAGTGTACTACCTGTGCGACGACGTTCAGTTGACCACCAGCGTGCACACGTGA